The proteins below are encoded in one region of Pseudoduganella armeniaca:
- a CDS encoding porin yields the protein MKKSLVALALMGAFSSAFAQSSVTIYGTLDAGISRTTHTANDATLIGKRDNNKLGFRGVEDLGNGLKALFQLEIRYEPDTGTLENVSRPLFQGQSRVGLQGSFGTVRLGRGLSAFQESVIAFEPWSGIPAVAGYQTNLQVTGYTSDPLSPAGNSANRFSNALFYNTPVMNGFQLNVTVATKEANGNPAIVGRGTAAAPQYPANSEASANPYSISATYTNGPFAAMLAHERNGIETKLYSIAASYKPTTALKLMASYQKQDQSHTVLINPDTDAWIIGANYTVGPGKWLIGYGQKTPDGVLKTKQASIGYEHSLSPRTYLYVDLSQKKTPFTPAAINDVEQNHYALGIHHNF from the coding sequence ATGAAGAAATCCCTGGTGGCCCTGGCCTTGATGGGTGCATTCAGCAGCGCCTTCGCCCAATCCTCCGTGACCATCTACGGCACCCTGGATGCCGGCATTTCCCGCACGACGCACACCGCCAATGATGCGACCTTGATCGGCAAACGCGACAATAACAAGCTGGGCTTCCGCGGCGTGGAAGACCTGGGCAATGGCCTGAAAGCGCTGTTCCAGCTGGAAATTCGTTACGAGCCCGACACCGGCACCCTGGAAAACGTCAGCCGGCCGCTGTTCCAGGGCCAGAGCCGCGTCGGCTTGCAGGGCTCGTTCGGTACCGTGCGCCTGGGACGCGGCCTGTCGGCCTTCCAGGAATCCGTGATTGCCTTCGAACCGTGGTCCGGTATCCCGGCCGTGGCCGGCTACCAAACCAATCTCCAGGTGACGGGCTATACCAGCGATCCGCTGAGCCCGGCCGGCAACTCGGCCAACCGCTTCTCCAACGCGCTGTTCTACAACACGCCCGTGATGAACGGTTTCCAGCTGAACGTGACGGTCGCGACCAAGGAAGCCAACGGCAACCCGGCCATCGTCGGCCGCGGCACCGCGGCGGCGCCGCAGTATCCGGCCAACTCGGAAGCGTCGGCCAATCCGTACTCGATCAGTGCCACCTATACCAACGGTCCGTTCGCGGCGATGCTGGCGCACGAGCGCAACGGCATCGAAACGAAGCTGTATTCGATCGCCGCCTCGTACAAGCCGACCACGGCGCTGAAGCTGATGGCCTCGTACCAGAAGCAGGACCAGAGCCATACGGTACTGATCAATCCGGACACGGATGCATGGATCATCGGCGCCAACTACACGGTCGGTCCGGGCAAGTGGCTGATCGGCTATGGTCAGAAAACGCCGGATGGCGTGCTGAAGACGAAACAGGCTTCGATCGGCTACGAGCACAGCCTGTCGCCCCGGACTTACCTGTACGTCGATCTGTCGCAGAAGAAGACGCCGTTCACGCCGGCGGCGATCAACGACGTCGAGCAGAACCACTACGCGCTGGGCATTCACCACAATTTCTAA
- a CDS encoding DUF484 family protein: MTATLDSTAVARYLADHPHFFEEHASLLGDVRLSSPLTGRAVSLQERQMEVMREKYKALELRLSELNRNAQENQAIANRFHSWNQSLLREHDVAGMPRAVTEGLKSSFNVPAATLRLFNVAPQYQDEWFAAGVSEDARLFANGLQAPYCGSNNDFEAVRWLDDAASIKSAVIVALRAPGSKGPAFGLLTMGSPDAERFTSLMATDFLVHIGETASVALAPLLA; the protein is encoded by the coding sequence ATGACCGCTACCCTGGACTCCACCGCCGTCGCCCGCTACCTGGCGGACCATCCCCATTTCTTCGAAGAGCATGCCAGCCTGTTGGGCGACGTTCGCCTGTCCAGCCCGCTGACCGGCCGCGCCGTGTCGCTGCAGGAACGGCAAATGGAAGTGATGCGGGAGAAGTACAAGGCGCTGGAGCTGCGCCTGTCGGAACTGAACCGCAATGCGCAGGAAAACCAGGCGATCGCCAACCGTTTCCACAGCTGGAACCAGTCGCTGCTGCGCGAGCACGACGTGGCCGGCATGCCGCGCGCCGTTACCGAGGGCCTGAAAAGCAGCTTCAATGTCCCGGCCGCCACCCTGCGCCTGTTCAATGTGGCGCCGCAGTACCAGGACGAGTGGTTTGCCGCCGGCGTCTCCGAGGATGCCCGCCTGTTCGCCAACGGCCTGCAAGCGCCCTACTGCGGCAGCAACAACGATTTCGAGGCCGTGCGCTGGCTGGACGATGCGGCCTCGATCAAGTCGGCCGTCATCGTGGCACTGCGCGCGCCCGGCAGCAAGGGCCCGGCCTTTGGCCTCTTGACCATGGGCTCGCCGGATGCCGAACGCTTCACCTCGCTGATGGCCACCGATTTCCTGGTACACATCGGCGAAACGGCCAGCGTCGCGCTGGCCCCGCTGCTGGCCTGA
- a CDS encoding tyrosine recombinase XerC encodes MTAAPGSRTAAWLVHLATQRKLSAHTVAAYGRDLDELARLADGRDWAAIGSADIRRYAAKLHAAGQDGRTIARKLSAWRGFFDWLAEHVALPSNPVEGVRAPKCAKSLPKALSVDDAVQLVATPARKAAAAPTPAELCNTAMFELLYSSGLRVSELCSLDVNYRKADGTLPASAGWLERDNGEVIVTGKGNKMRRVPVGSAALAAIDAWLRVRPAPADGSAALFLSERGSRVSPRVVQMRLKAHALATGAPMHVHPHMLRHSFASHVLQSSGDLRAVQEMLGHASITSTQVYTALDFQHLAQVYDKAHPRAK; translated from the coding sequence ATGACGGCCGCGCCCGGCAGCCGGACGGCGGCCTGGCTGGTCCACCTGGCCACGCAGCGCAAGCTGTCGGCCCACACCGTGGCCGCCTACGGCCGCGATCTCGACGAGCTGGCCCGGCTGGCCGATGGCCGCGACTGGGCCGCCATCGGCAGCGCCGACATCCGCCGCTACGCCGCCAAGCTCCACGCCGCCGGCCAGGACGGCCGCACGATCGCCCGCAAGCTGTCCGCCTGGCGCGGTTTTTTCGATTGGCTGGCCGAACACGTCGCCCTGCCGTCCAATCCGGTCGAGGGTGTGCGCGCACCGAAGTGCGCCAAATCCCTGCCCAAGGCGCTGTCCGTCGATGACGCCGTGCAACTGGTCGCCACCCCGGCCCGCAAGGCGGCCGCCGCGCCCACGCCCGCCGAACTGTGCAATACCGCCATGTTCGAGCTGCTGTACTCCAGCGGCCTGCGCGTTTCCGAGCTGTGCAGCCTGGACGTGAATTACCGCAAAGCCGACGGCACCCTGCCCGCCTCCGCCGGCTGGCTGGAGCGCGACAACGGCGAAGTGATCGTCACCGGCAAGGGCAACAAGATGCGCCGCGTGCCCGTCGGCAGTGCGGCACTGGCGGCCATCGACGCTTGGCTGCGGGTGCGCCCTGCCCCGGCCGACGGCAGCGCCGCGCTGTTCCTGTCCGAACGGGGCAGCCGGGTTTCGCCGCGCGTCGTGCAGATGCGGCTGAAGGCGCACGCGCTGGCGACGGGGGCGCCGATGCACGTGCATCCGCACATGCTGCGCCATTCGTTCGCATCGCACGTGCTGCAGTCGTCCGGCGACCTGCGCGCCGTGCAGGAAATGCTGGGGCATGCCAGCATCACGTCCACCCAGGTCTACACGGCGCTCGATTTCCAGCACCTGGCCCAGGTCTACGACAAGGCCCATCCGCGCGCCAAGTAG
- a CDS encoding CobW family GTP-binding protein: protein MSLIPTTILTGFLGAGKTTLLNRILREQHGMRIAVIENEFGQENIDNEILVQESREQIVEMNNGCICCTVRGDLIIGLSDLAKKRAAGEIAFDRVVIETTGLANPGPVAQTFFIDEEVGSNYLLDAIVTVVDARHAMQQLDGNEEAQRQVGFADKILLSKTDLVDDAAIAELTARLKRINPRAPIGRSDFGNAPITEVLDLKGFNLNEKLELDPDFLAAEEHDHEHHDHEHGEHCNHPSHAHDHAHDHHRAHHTDEIAAFVFKSERPFDSAKLDEFLGGLVNVYGPRMLRYKGVLWMQGAERKVVFQGVHQLMGSDLGAKWDENDVRGSKMVFIGKNLPKDIFVRGLEQCLV from the coding sequence ATGTCATTGATCCCGACCACCATTCTCACCGGCTTCCTGGGCGCCGGTAAAACCACGTTGCTCAACCGCATCTTGCGCGAGCAGCACGGCATGCGTATCGCCGTCATCGAGAACGAATTTGGCCAGGAAAACATCGACAACGAGATCCTCGTGCAGGAAAGCCGCGAGCAGATCGTCGAGATGAACAACGGCTGCATCTGCTGCACCGTGCGCGGCGACCTGATCATCGGCTTGTCCGACCTGGCGAAGAAGCGCGCGGCCGGCGAGATCGCGTTCGACCGGGTCGTCATCGAAACGACCGGCCTGGCCAATCCCGGACCGGTGGCGCAGACCTTCTTCATCGACGAGGAAGTGGGCAGCAACTACTTGCTGGACGCCATCGTCACCGTCGTGGACGCCCGCCATGCCATGCAGCAGCTGGACGGCAACGAGGAAGCGCAGCGCCAAGTTGGCTTTGCGGACAAGATCCTGCTGTCGAAAACCGATCTGGTGGACGACGCGGCGATTGCCGAGCTGACGGCGCGGCTGAAACGCATCAACCCGCGCGCGCCGATCGGTCGCTCCGACTTCGGCAACGCGCCGATCACGGAAGTGCTGGACCTGAAGGGCTTCAACCTGAACGAGAAGCTGGAACTGGACCCGGATTTCCTGGCGGCCGAAGAGCACGACCATGAGCACCATGACCACGAGCATGGCGAACACTGCAATCACCCGTCGCATGCGCACGATCACGCGCATGATCACCATCGCGCCCACCATACGGACGAGATCGCGGCCTTCGTCTTCAAGAGCGAGCGGCCGTTCGACTCGGCCAAGCTGGACGAATTCCTCGGCGGCCTCGTCAATGTGTACGGGCCTCGCATGTTGCGCTACAAAGGCGTATTGTGGATGCAGGGCGCCGAACGCAAGGTCGTCTTCCAGGGCGTACACCAGCTGATGGGGAGCGACCTGGGCGCGAAATGGGACGAAAACGACGTTCGCGGCAGCAAAATGGTGTTTATCGGTAAAAATCTGCCAAAAGACATCTTTGTTCGCGGTCTGGAACAATGTTTGGTATAA
- the dksA gene encoding RNA polymerase-binding protein DksA → MTKTNKSTPAAAEAPLLTEEEILAMSDKDYMNPAQMAFFKARLQALEKELLKNAGETTEHLRETVLVPDPADRATIEEEHALELRTRDRERKLLKKVQQSLVAIENGEYGWCEETGEPIGIPRLIARPTATLSLEAQQRRELKQKLYGD, encoded by the coding sequence ATGACCAAAACAAATAAATCGACCCCCGCGGCTGCAGAAGCTCCATTGCTCACCGAAGAAGAAATTCTGGCGATGAGCGACAAGGACTATATGAACCCGGCACAGATGGCCTTCTTCAAGGCGCGCCTGCAGGCGCTGGAGAAAGAGCTGCTGAAAAACGCTGGCGAGACCACGGAACACCTGCGCGAAACCGTGCTGGTGCCCGACCCCGCCGACCGCGCCACCATCGAGGAAGAGCACGCGCTGGAACTGCGTACGCGCGACCGCGAGCGCAAGCTGCTGAAGAAAGTCCAGCAATCGCTCGTCGCCATCGAAAACGGCGAATACGGCTGGTGCGAGGAAACCGGCGAACCGATCGGCATTCCCCGCCTGATCGCGCGCCCGACGGCCACGCTGTCGCTGGAGGCGCAGCAGCGCCGCGAGCTGAAGCAGAAACTGTACGGCGACTGA
- the hslV gene encoding ATP-dependent protease subunit HslV, translating to MEQFHGTTILSVRRGKQVALGGDGQVTLGNIVMKGTARKVRKLYQGKVLCGFAGGTADAFTLLDRFEAKLEKHQGNLLRASVEMAKDWRTDRVLRRLEAMLLVADAESTLIITGNGDVLEPEDGIGAIGSGGVYAQSAAKALFENTELAPADIVKKSLTIAGELCIYTNLSHIIETLD from the coding sequence ATGGAACAATTTCACGGTACCACGATCCTGTCCGTCCGTCGCGGCAAGCAGGTGGCGCTGGGCGGCGACGGCCAGGTAACGCTGGGCAATATCGTCATGAAGGGCACGGCGCGCAAGGTGCGCAAGCTGTACCAGGGCAAGGTGCTGTGCGGCTTCGCCGGCGGCACGGCGGACGCGTTCACCCTGCTGGACCGCTTCGAGGCCAAGCTGGAAAAACACCAGGGCAACCTGCTGCGCGCCTCCGTCGAGATGGCGAAGGACTGGCGCACCGACCGCGTGCTGCGCCGCCTGGAAGCGATGCTGCTGGTGGCCGATGCCGAATCCACCCTGATCATCACGGGCAATGGCGACGTGCTGGAGCCGGAAGACGGCATCGGCGCGATCGGCTCCGGTGGCGTGTACGCCCAGTCGGCCGCCAAGGCCCTGTTCGAGAACACGGAACTGGCCCCGGCGGACATCGTCAAGAAATCGCTGACGATCGCCGGCGAGCTGTGCATCTACACGAACCTCTCCCACATCATCGAAACCCTGGACTGA
- the hslU gene encoding ATP-dependent protease ATPase subunit HslU, protein MNMTPQEIVGELDKHVVGQGKAKRAVAIALRNRWRRQQVEEPLRHEITPKNILMIGPTGVGKTEIARRLAKLADAPFIKIEATKFTEVGYVGRDVDTIIRDLIDIGVKQTRQAEMAKVRVRAEDAAEDRVLDILLPPPRDFGFREASEPSTDGTRQTFRKRLRMGELDDKEIEIELAEPSPQMEIMAPPGMEEMTEQIKSMFSGVGGGRKKARKVKIREALKLLVDEEAAKLVNEDEMKQKAIQNVEQNGIVFLDEIDKIASRSETGGADVSRAGVQRDLLPLVEGTTVNTKYGMIKTDHILFIASGAFHLAKPSDLIPELQGRFPIRVELESLSIADFERILTSTDACLTRQYEALLATEGLTLQFDQSGITRLAEISYQVNERTENIGARRLYTVMEKLLEEISFDAADRQEKTIVIDAAYVNQRLDALAVNEDLSRYVL, encoded by the coding sequence ATGAACATGACGCCGCAGGAAATCGTCGGTGAACTCGACAAGCACGTCGTCGGCCAGGGCAAGGCCAAGCGCGCCGTCGCCATCGCGCTGCGCAACCGCTGGCGCCGGCAGCAGGTCGAGGAACCGCTGCGCCACGAAATCACGCCAAAGAACATCCTGATGATCGGCCCGACGGGCGTGGGCAAGACCGAGATCGCGCGCCGCCTGGCCAAGCTGGCCGATGCGCCGTTCATCAAGATCGAAGCCACCAAGTTCACCGAAGTGGGCTATGTGGGCCGCGACGTCGACACCATCATCCGCGACCTGATCGACATCGGCGTCAAGCAGACCCGCCAGGCCGAGATGGCCAAGGTGCGCGTGCGCGCCGAGGATGCGGCGGAAGACCGCGTGCTGGACATCCTGCTGCCGCCGCCGCGCGACTTCGGCTTCCGCGAAGCGTCCGAACCGTCGACCGACGGCACCCGCCAGACCTTCCGCAAGCGCCTGCGCATGGGTGAGCTGGACGACAAGGAAATCGAGATCGAACTGGCCGAGCCGTCGCCGCAGATGGAAATCATGGCGCCGCCGGGCATGGAAGAAATGACGGAGCAGATCAAGTCGATGTTCTCCGGCGTGGGCGGCGGGCGCAAGAAGGCACGCAAGGTCAAGATCCGCGAGGCGCTGAAGCTCCTGGTGGACGAGGAAGCGGCGAAGCTCGTCAACGAAGACGAGATGAAGCAGAAGGCGATCCAGAACGTGGAGCAGAACGGCATCGTGTTCCTCGACGAGATCGACAAGATCGCGTCGCGCTCGGAGACGGGCGGCGCCGACGTCTCGCGCGCCGGCGTGCAGCGCGACCTGCTGCCGCTGGTGGAAGGCACCACCGTCAACACCAAGTACGGCATGATCAAGACGGACCACATCCTGTTCATCGCCTCCGGCGCGTTCCACCTGGCCAAGCCGTCCGACCTGATCCCGGAGCTGCAGGGCCGCTTCCCGATCCGGGTCGAACTGGAGTCGCTGTCGATCGCCGATTTCGAACGCATCCTGACCAGCACGGACGCCTGCCTGACGCGCCAGTACGAGGCGCTGCTGGCCACCGAGGGCCTGACCCTGCAATTCGACCAGAGCGGCATCACGCGCCTGGCGGAGATCTCGTACCAGGTCAACGAGCGCACCGAGAACATCGGCGCGCGCCGGCTGTACACGGTGATGGAAAAGCTGCTGGAAGAGATCTCGTTCGACGCGGCCGACCGGCAGGAAAAGACGATCGTGATCGACGCCGCCTACGTCAACCAGCGGCTGGACGCGCTGGCGGTCAACGAAGACCTGTCGCGCTACGTGCTGTAA
- a CDS encoding type II secretion system protein N, producing the protein MNRLPFAATVAAVVALTASVAYWGLQLYKPAQRPIAAVPVLDTPPALIDAARGLFGGETAVAAASSYQLRGVVAARNGQRSVAIIAANNDAPKAYPVGAELAPGVVVKEVQARSVTLSEGGVLKRLDLPADTGVSMTTAAPLPDVNRGAAPPQPQQSPQQMPVPGSQAAQPQAQAVAPLPPPSATPLVTPPPGTPVGQPGQLAPVQSAPAQRTSTGQ; encoded by the coding sequence ATGAACCGTTTGCCTTTCGCAGCTACCGTCGCCGCCGTCGTGGCGCTGACGGCTTCCGTGGCCTACTGGGGCCTGCAACTGTACAAGCCGGCGCAGCGCCCGATCGCGGCCGTGCCCGTGCTGGACACACCGCCGGCGCTGATCGACGCGGCGCGCGGCCTGTTCGGCGGCGAGACGGCGGTCGCCGCCGCCAGCAGCTACCAGCTGCGCGGCGTCGTCGCGGCCCGCAATGGCCAGCGCAGCGTGGCGATCATCGCCGCCAACAACGACGCGCCCAAGGCGTATCCGGTGGGTGCCGAGCTGGCGCCCGGCGTGGTGGTGAAAGAGGTGCAGGCGCGTTCCGTGACGCTGTCGGAAGGGGGCGTGTTGAAGCGGCTGGACCTGCCGGCCGATACGGGCGTGTCGATGACGACAGCGGCGCCGCTGCCGGACGTGAACCGGGGCGCGGCGCCGCCGCAGCCGCAACAGTCGCCACAGCAGATGCCCGTGCCAGGCAGCCAGGCGGCGCAGCCGCAGGCGCAGGCCGTGGCGCCGCTGCCGCCGCCATCGGCCACGCCGCTGGTGACGCCGCCGCCCGGCACTCCGGTCGGCCAGCCGGGCCAGCTGGCACCGGTGCAGTCGGCGCCGGCGCAGCGGACCAGCACGGGGCAGTAA
- the gspF gene encoding type II secretion system inner membrane protein GspF, producing the protein MPAFRYEAVDAGGATKKGVVNADSARSARADLRGQGLVPIKVDAISAQVDASGATTRRGLGEKLSTTELALFTRQLASLLEAGLPLEQAFTALLEQAERAYVRDLIASIRSEVIGGAALSDVLGRHPRDFAEIYRALVASGEQIGQLSRVLSRLADYIERRNALVQKVKLAFTYPAIVTVVAFAIVIFLLTYVVPQIVSVFANTKQKLPLLTVIMLAVSDFVRHYGIFVAVLLVGAWFMWRKALENIALKTRWHTWLLTAPLYGRFERSLNTSRFASTLAITTGSGVPILRALETSRDTLSNVAMRQLVEEASDAVREGVSLARALSAQKHFPPMLIHMIRAGEITGELPAMLERAAAAQEADLERRTLTIAGLLEPALILAMGVVVLLIVLAVLMPIIEINQLVR; encoded by the coding sequence ATGCCGGCATTCCGATACGAAGCGGTCGACGCGGGTGGCGCCACCAAGAAGGGCGTCGTCAATGCCGACAGCGCGCGCTCGGCGCGCGCGGACCTGCGCGGGCAGGGCCTGGTGCCGATCAAGGTCGATGCGATCTCGGCGCAGGTCGACGCCAGCGGCGCCACCACGCGCCGCGGCCTGGGCGAAAAATTGTCGACCACCGAGCTGGCGCTGTTTACGCGCCAGCTGGCCAGCCTGCTGGAAGCGGGACTGCCGCTGGAGCAGGCGTTTACAGCCCTGCTGGAACAGGCCGAGCGCGCCTACGTGCGCGACCTGATCGCGTCGATCCGCTCCGAGGTGATCGGCGGCGCGGCGTTGTCGGACGTGCTGGGCCGCCATCCGCGCGACTTCGCCGAGATCTATCGGGCGCTGGTGGCGTCCGGCGAGCAGATCGGCCAGCTCTCGCGCGTGCTGTCGCGCCTGGCCGACTACATCGAGCGGCGCAACGCGCTGGTGCAGAAAGTCAAACTGGCATTCACCTATCCGGCCATCGTGACGGTGGTGGCATTCGCCATCGTGATCTTCCTGTTGACCTACGTGGTGCCGCAGATCGTCTCGGTGTTCGCCAACACCAAGCAGAAGCTGCCGCTGCTGACGGTGATCATGCTGGCCGTGTCCGACTTCGTGCGGCACTACGGCATCTTCGTGGCCGTGCTGCTGGTGGGGGCCTGGTTCATGTGGCGCAAGGCACTGGAGAACATCGCGCTGAAGACGCGCTGGCACACGTGGCTGCTGACGGCGCCGCTGTACGGCCGCTTCGAGCGCAGCCTGAACACGTCACGCTTCGCCAGCACGCTGGCCATCACGACCGGATCCGGCGTGCCGATCCTGCGCGCGCTGGAAACGAGCCGCGACACGCTGTCGAACGTGGCGATGCGCCAGCTGGTGGAAGAGGCCAGCGACGCGGTGCGCGAGGGCGTCAGCCTAGCCCGGGCGCTGTCGGCCCAGAAGCATTTTCCGCCGATGCTGATCCACATGATCCGCGCCGGCGAGATCACGGGCGAGCTGCCCGCGATGCTGGAACGCGCGGCCGCGGCGCAGGAAGCGGACCTGGAACGGCGCACGCTGACGATCGCCGGGCTGCTGGAGCCCGCGCTGATCCTGGCGATGGGCGTGGTGGTGCTGCTGATCGTGCTGGCCGTGCTGATGCCGATTATCGAAATCAATCAGCTGGTGCGCTGA